The Erinaceus europaeus chromosome 13, mEriEur2.1, whole genome shotgun sequence genome segment tctgaAATTTGATGGCAAATTGTTAATAATCAGGagactaaaggcaaaaatatagctgatgagatttagagtctccattttggaaaacattAGGAGGCCTATTTTTCGTATATTCCAATGGGTCCATCcatgactttaaaaatttttgctagagcctgatagctaacatgaaggtgggtcaaaggtactgtctggggagatactgtcagagttggaaatagaactagatatatagatcagggaagagagtagttcctatatatggggaaagtatataaatatcattaactgtaaaccccattgctttgatctggggtccataatgaTTGGAGCTAATTCTAATAAGCACTAGTGAATATGATAGACTGTAGACTCTTGGTCTACTTCTTAGGGTCACTGTATTTTGGTGGCACTAGTGAAATTTACTTTCCAAACAACTGATATTTACATCTCCTGAGACCTGACTTACTTCCCTTAATTTCCAGAGTTTTGGACCCTTTTCTTTACTCCTAAAGATTTATCaattgaaatggaattagagaatcccatgaaaggaaagttctcacccgagtaatgaagctgaagcatTGACATTTCAcgtctgaggtctctggacacagtctgaaatgaagcatgctgaggtggtacttgttgtgttgattaggttgaaatcagcagatgtaatagcatttggtatgaattgagagaagcatgcaggaaagtgagccccaccctagtggttccaagactgggggaaatacaggctttatagaggaagcaggagtttcctgctgtcttagggtttaagaaggcaatacatagttattgctataatcagattatttggcaattgggttaacttggaaaatccctttgttagaatttgctgtaccatatacaacatcaccataatttatgtttgacattatttgtatatagctgtgtcttatagagtaatgccaccggttgcttcttgttgggaacatgtgtaagcctgatagagcttagggatggaggtctgagaagataacctcttggtaagtctctctcaactgaggtgagcataaggggggaaactcagacttggttctttccttcttgactctcaggcccacagataccccagtatttccctccattaactgcaggccacatggctgagattcactcattcaaagtcaccttctgatcacagaagaacacatcttatcacacacttcatcacacacctcagaccccagacaagagaaattccaaactatatggcttttgatattcagcttctttctgtctcaccctacgggtttaacccctatgcttctctcaaatacctttggataattaagttgcttgtgtcatggaaaatgactgtcttgtatctcatcaattcctgtcataccagccccctaccttaggggcatgcataagaaacctgtaatttctgtcatatttcaacaataattacctccattgctttgctatttaactcatgtccactttgctaataaatggactctaggattctgggactctaggactcagattctaggcacgctaagagtcccctggtgtcttttacttcgtgtcacccctgtcgtgagcaagaaagaaccagcccattacctttcccctggagaccaccccgccagaGAGGGAGAGTTACCCCGaaagcttctgttctccctggtctaatcttttaagatagtcaacatatcaaaaactcagcctatggtctgtgcattaaaaacttagagacattctgtcaattttccctctcatattaattaagtagtgatttatatgactacaagttaataggagtgtacataattaccattcccaccaccaaaacactgtgtcccatcacacccTTCTCTTAACcccgcaaacacacacacagtgaagaaaaacatccacccttaccctcaacccagagatttttacttaggtgccctactccaaattcagtcaaatcctgctttaagtttccctttctcttcttctttctcaacttctgtttatgagtgggatcatcccatacttgtctttttctttctgacttagctcacttaacataattccttttagctcccagagagataaagaacaggaaagttatcaggggagggggtgggatatggagatctggttgtgggaattgtgtggagttgtacccctcttatcctatggttcttgtcagtgtttccttttcataaataaaaattttttaaaaagaaaagaaaaagagacatctgcagccccatttcaccactcgtgaagcttccttcatgcagGTTGGGGcttgagaggcttgaacctagatccctacacatggtaatgtgtactctcaactgggagtgccactgtCCACTTTCCCCACAATTTATTACTCTTAGAAAATGATGTTTCATCTTTATTCataattgctaaaacttggaaatAACCAAGGTATTCTTCAGCTAAGTGATTGGATaaacaaactgggatcctaaaggAAAAGATCTATCATTTCATGAGATATATGGTAGATACTCAAATGCAttttatcaaatgaaagaaagtagTCTGGActgttccaggaggtggcgcagcagatatagtgttggactctcaagcatgaggtcctgagtttgatcccccagcagcacatgtaccagagtgatgtcttgttctttatctctcctcctatccctctcactaataaataaataaaatattaaaaatattaaagaaagactTATCACTGTATGTTGTCTATCTCTGGAATCTTTCATGTCTATTTAAGTGCTGCTTTATCAGCATATAATTAAATTTCTTCTTATCCGTTAATTTGTCAGATGTCAGTTTGTATTCCACCTGAAAAGCATCTAGAGGGGTGCCACTGTCTCGTAACCTTTTTCTGGCTAGCTGTTTTCAGTCATCTCTCTGATGCTTAGTCTTTTTCCTAAACATTTATCTTTGCCTCAGGGTATGGTTTGCTCCTGCTGAATGGACAGCCCTGGTTTGAACACAGGCGGATGCTGACCCCAGCCTTCCACTACAACATCCTGAAGCCCTATGTGGGGACCATGGCTGACTCTGCTCGAGTGATGCTGGTgagtctgttctttttttttttttttaattttttatttaagaaaggattagtgaacaaaagcataaggtaggaggggtacaactccacacaattcccaacacccaatccccataacccaccccctcccatggtagccttcccattctctatccctctgggagcatggacccagggtcattgagggttgcagaaggtagaaggtctggcttctgtaattgcttccccgctgaacatgggcgttgactggtcggtccatatccccagtctgcctctctctttccctagtagggtgtgactctggggaagctgagctccaggacacattggtggggtcttcaatccagggaagcctagccagcatcctggtggcatctggaacctggtgattgaaaacagagttaacatatgaagccaaacaatttgttgagcaatcatggatcccaagcttggaatagtggagaggaagtgttagggaggtactcactgcaaactctagtgtagtcctgctttcaggtatatattttgcagtagtttatggatacgtgtgcacataagctctctctcatagaaactggtgtatatctaggttatgggactttcttggaaagtgaactacctgagatgaaattagagtgtactattaaaggaaaggtctcacccgagtaatgaagctgaagggttgtcattccacacgtgaagtctctggatacattctgaggtgaagcatgttgaggtagcaatcgttgctttggttaggttgtgatcggcagatgcaatgttatttggtttggattgggagatgcatacgggaaagtgggccctatccaagggttccaggactgggggaagtaggggctctatagtgaagatgtgaggttcctgctgtcttagggttcaaaaagacaatcaatagttaatattatcatcacattatttgttaatttggttaactttgaaaagtccctttgttatggtttgctggacagtacccagtatcttgtatatagctgtgctattggaagcttctaatctacttggtctaggcttttgagagagtccccatatcaaatacatagcctatatattaaaaagattcagtttgtcttttgagaaactttgagacatacaattgatttccccctctcatattaattagctactgatttatatgtctacattttgctaggagtgtacataaacaccattcccaccaccaaaggactgtgacccatccctcccgcccactcccaccccccactggcccaggaagctacatgcctacccctcaccactgggtttttactttggtgccctacttacaatttgatcaggtcctgcttttagtttccctttcagatcttcttagtcagcttctgttgatgagtgggatcatcccatactcatctttatctttctgacttagttcacttaacataattccttctagctctgtccaagatgggtcagagaaggtgggttcattgttcttgatagctgcagaatctgttctttttcttacctgCACACACCCATGCACAGAACAGCTCAGACTCCACTCCCAGACAACCCTTTGAATGTGCCACTCAGATACATTGACAGGCTCAGATCTTACTGTGAGTAAGGATTCTCCACAAAGCAGCTCAGCAAGATGTTATCCACGCAGCAGTTTGGGTCCACATTTTCCTCAACACTTGCTGGACTGGCTTtacaggcgggagacagatgaccagaaactcacggctgagctgtacgcattatctctttattcatgtggaatgcaacacaatctaagccatctaaactttatataatcacaatcttgtccttatatgtatatatatactcaccaagtagggtgaaaacagcatgtgacatagagagggtggaacgaaaagtgactggtgcaaatcagggtgtactaagagagggggtggaacaaaaagacatcatgaagcagtggggattaaaccaatgccctgcctGCAGGCAGGTGCTtatttaacagtggttatgtaagtagaatacagtgttaagcaggggggataaaaccaatgaaacagaaggggtcttagaagcataccaagggtcttagaagcataccaacaattccccctttctttttaactaatgaccaCACAGGAGTGTGGGATGAACATAAACCTATATTtttcaggcattttcaaaagaactggcacaagacatggaggaacaaaataggagagcagcaagaaccagtgtgatgccaaggggagccctgaggggggcgtttcctacctcaaaaGGTAGTGCCTAGCAGATGaaagggcattttttgcctctgggggcatctattgcctcaaagggcatttcctgcctctgtgggcatgacctagtaaggagggggggtttcctgtctctggggacagggcctgcaggcgagggagcattgcctatagagtcccaaggttctggatgcaaagtccatgcactgctgctgtcagtctttgagaaacccagcagcgtaaagggaaactactgtaaagttgtgtaaagtgtccaagaggtgtaccagtaagtccgatggaagtgtcagtccaaagcagatgaccacggaagaaatgccaggggatgaaacactgcacgtctgtctcgatggggaaggtcagccaccggaattccacttttctgtagagagttagctttggagtctgtgaatcagtttcttcaggttgtgccaggtcacatcattggtttctgggggtgcattgtagtcatgccatcttgtgggcaatgtcacagaacaggggtccaaatggatttacGGGGATTTCagttgagcagatgctttttcatgtgaagacttgacagctgtaattcacttacttgtcaaacaaaatttgtagcagattagaagtttactataattgataactccattataattggaagtcctttctagtatgattttaaggttgtttaaacagtttaaattcaataaaacttggaaaggtaaacagaagaaccatggttagaagccttaggcatgaaaatcattaacataatcattgcactatctgccccacccataactcatacagttttcaggattaaacgtttcagatttatgccaagatataaaaaaatatcaaaggaggaaaaaacaattttttggattgtttctggatgtctctagagatcatggctgcatccagcacttttttttttaagtcaatgtcatacaaaaattcagtcattcaaatcaatcaatcttatgaaacgcaactgaaagcagaaagcaaacttaagatatttagaAAGAACAATGAAGGGAGAATCAAGAGAAAAGCcgtaggcagcttttgcttctttcaccttgaaccagattatccagatctcatcatgtagcatcatgagtccccggagggcatcctagtccaaaaagctcattgaaattccatttagggtgcttctgatggttcctggtGGATTGCTGTAGGCACCCATTTTaaaaaacgtcttcccatcgaagaaagaatcgaatcaggggagggtagaactaaccatgtgtctccatttttggggactgccaaggtacTAGGTAATGcttttcaagttagagtagtccttctccacaggaaacatgtgagaggaagtccagaaagccaggggaaatctccgtgcatttCCCAAGCTCTaggatcacggtcataaagaaccaaagtatggcctggagcaaaatgtagtccttctcctagGGAACATGTGAGAGGGAGTCtagaaagtcccaggagaaatctcctcgcatctcccaagctctatgatcatggtcataaggaaccaaagttcccagtcagggaaccaaaatgtggcccagagcaaaatgttccagaaacagagaaactgtctcatgaagaaacagtagaggctttgggaaacctcttcataagtttAAAGGCAGGCCAtgatggctttacttatctggtcttctttggtctgctgcatgttTGTGGATCCGAGATTCCTGTCCCTGTTTGAGGGCACCATTATGCCggactggcttcacgggtgggatacagatgaccagagactcacggCTGacctgtacgcagtatctctttattcatgtggaatgcaacacaatctaagccatctaaactatatataatcataatcctgtctatatatatatatatatatatatatatatatatatatatatatatatatatattcaccaagtagggtggaaacaggatgtgacagagagggtggatcgaaaagtgactggtgcaaatcagggtgtactaagagagggggtggagcaaaaagacatgatgaaccagtggggattaaagcaatgccctgcaggcagggaggtgcttatttaacagtggttatgtaaatagaatacagtgttaagcaagggggattaaaccaatgaaacagaaggggtcttagaagcataccaataaacACTCACAGTGAAGTCATGGTGGGAAAAACACCCCCCATCCCTCTGTCAGTGCTTGAGCACTGTGAACCAGAGCCAGGCCATTCCCCTGGGAAGCAGGACAACCTGCCCCTGGCTGGACTGACAGCATTCACTTAGTTGCACTGCGCACATCCCAGGGTCACTCACTAGACTCTGGCTGGGACCCAAGACCTGTGTGAAATGGAGCCTCTCcatggagtgagagagagaacaggtTCACTGGAGCCAGGCCCTCTGTGGCATCACCTCTCATCACAATTCATTCCTTACAACTTGTGTGGGATGTGCTCGGTGAAGGAAAGGAATTGGAAGTCCCTGAAGTTCCTGCTTTTGGAGACATGTACTAACTCCCTAGGAATTTTCTGCACTTGATATTATTGTAGGAGACCTTATGTCTCCCAAAGTAATAGGGGCATTTTGTGTCTTTTAGTATAAAAATGACTACTATACACTAATATCTATAAGGCTTCCATAAAACCAACAAGTATATTAATTAATTGCATGACAATAGGACTTCATTGCCTTATATTAATTGAGATAAATggcagtcagaaaaaaaaatcactgtgactGCTTCCTGTACCCACCAATCCTCAAGTTCTTGGTGGGTTCAGGGAAGATCCACTATTTCCACCTGCAGCCCCTTCTTCTCCatgcttcttcctcttttttaccCCAGTCCTTGGTCTCCTGGTACTTATGGCTCAGAGTTCAAGCGCAAATTCCAGCTTCCTCTCGAGTCTCTTAATTTGCTTAACATTCTCCCTCGCCCGCTTCTAGCTTTAGTTTCTTTGTTGCTTGGTACCAAGAATTCTGGGAAATGTGGTCTTTCCAATCAACTTACACATCTTAACAACTTAAAATCTTGAAGCAAGACAATAGCCTAGTAGCAACCTATAACAACCCCTCGGTTTGAATTTCTCCTGTTCATTAGGTCTTCTCAGATCTTAGGCAGGAGATCAGTCTCCTGTCCCTGAGAAACCAGGTGTTCTGGTTTGCCCAAATGTGCTTATTATCACACTTTGCTAAAATAATTAAGAAGAAatcgactgtattttactgttcactataaaccattaattccctaataaagaagtaaaaaattaagaagaaatttCAGATTATTATAGGATAATGTTATATTTTACACAGAGACCACTTTGCAAGCCTTAATGTTACAGTCTTAATTAGCTTTCAAGCATCTTGTCTGGAAAGTAAAATTTCTAAACAGTATAtctaaagagagaagaggaataggCTGTGAGCAGAGACCTTCTGGTAGGAAAAGGTGATTGTCCCCTCACTGTACAGGACAAATGGGAAGGACTCGTCAAACACAACTCCCATCTAGAGATCTTTGAACATGTCTCCTTGATGACGCTGGACACCATCATGAAGTGCGCCTTCAGCTACCAGGGCAGTGTCCAGACAGACAGGTCAGTGAGCAGGTTAACCTGTgtgttcttattcttttttttttaatttaattttaatttttatttataaaatggaaacactgacaagaaacataagataagagggctacagctccacacaattcccaccacctgaacttcatatcctatcccttcccctcaTAGCttacctattttttatccctctggtagtatggacccagggccattatgggatgcagaaggtggaaggtcttatTCTAACTGAGAGGTGTGGACTTACCTGAGATACACATAGGGTATATGGGGCATGAACTGGTGCAAAATAATAAGGTTCAGTTACTAGAATAGGAAAGGTTACATTCCATCCCCACCAAAGCTGGTGCCAGATATCTGATCCTGGCATAGAGAGAAGCCTGACAAGAGAAGACTCTTGCACCTATAAAGAATGGAGGTCCctaaggatatgaacagaaaagaCAATGCTTTCATGTGGTCTGTCTCCTTGGTTAGAGGAAACCTCCTTCCAGAGTCCCATCCTTCCCCTGGTCAGAGTCTGCCCTCCTCtccagtctcttttcactcctcCTCCTTTAGGAGCTCCCAGTCCTACATCCAGGCGATTATAGACCTAAAGAACCTGTTTTACTCCCGACTGACGAATGCCTTCTACCAGAACGATCACCTTTATGGACTGACCCCTGAAGGCCGCAAGAACTATCGTGCCTGCCAGATGGCCCATGAACACACAGGTTGGAAAAGCCCCTGAACTAATCCCTTCCAGCATCAGGTACATCCAAAGGGTCTGGTCCTCATGCCTTAGGCAGAGCTGAGAGCTCGCAGATTCCTTAGGAATGGTGGCAGGGTGGTGTGGGGAATATCTCTCGTGCAGGGGGTCAGAACCAAGGAGTTGGGGCATAAGATGTTTGCAGAGATGAGCATGTGTCACCTTGTTGGTGATGGTTGAATGGGACCCTCCCTGTAGCATCCAGGGGGCCCCGTAGGCTGAGCTCTTGAGGGGAGACAAGACCTATAACAAGATGGTGCTGGAACCCTCAGCTGATGTGCACAACCACTCCCACACTCATCCCCACCCACCTGCACCGAATTGCAGCTTGGGGACAATCTGGGCTATGCTGGTTACTGCATCTGGGCACCCAGTGTTCTCAGGTCTGCCTGGGTCCACTGTTCTGGGTCAGACCAATTGATCCGGCTTAGGAAGGCTCAACTGCAGAAGGAGGGAGAGCTGGAGAAGGTCAGAAAGAAGAGGCACCTGGATTTCCTGGACATCCTCCTCTTTGCCAGAGTGAGTGTGTGATAGAGAAACTGAAGCTTTGCCCAGATGCCCTAAGGAAGGGGCAAACCCTTAGCTGTCACTATCCTTCCCCAGATGGAGAATGGGAGTAGCTTGTCTTACAAGGACCTCCGTGCAGAGGTGGACACATTCATGTTTGCGGGTCATGACACCACAGCCAGTGGCATCTCGTGGATCCTGTATGCTCTGGCTTCCCACCCTGAGCATCAGCAGAAGTGCCGGGAGGAGATCCAGAGCCTCCTGGGGGATGGTGCCTCCATCACCTGGTGTGTCCCAGCCACTTGGAGCCCTGCCTGCCTAGGGGAGGAAACCCTGGTGTGCCCATGCCCTTCATTCTCTCATGATGGGCTTTGTTTCAGGGACCACTTGGACCAGATGCCCTACACCACCATGTGCATCAAGGAGGCACTGAGACTCTACCCTCCAGTACCACGCATCAGCAGGGAGCTCAGCAAGCCCATCACCTTCTCTGATGGACGTTCCttacctgaaggtggggactcacTAAACTCATGACTTAAAGACAcacagtattttaaatatttaaagtgaATCTAGTCTACTCTCTTTAGTTATCCCCCCTCTTATGCAAACTACAGTAATAGTTGAAGTGATAAAGGTGTAGTTGAAAAATGTTGAAATAACTCAAACTTAGCTTTCattgagttttaaaaaaaatgtttatttatacaaaggaaacactgacaaaaaccataggttaagagtaGTAGAACTCAATACAATTCCCaagacagaactctgtatcccatacccttccttcatagctttcctattctttatccctctgggagtatggacccagggtgcagaaggtggaaggtttgcttCTGTAAgtacttcctcgctgaacatgggcgttgacaggtcgatccatactcccagcctgtctctctctttccctagtggggaggggttctggggaagcttggagccaggacacattgttgggttcatctgcccagggatgtctggttgtcatcatggtagcatctggaacctggtggctaaaaggagaggtgagatataaagccaaacaaattgttgaataatcatgaatctaaagtatggaatagttcatatgaagagttggggaaggtctctgttttgtagatagctagtaggattattttagttatattccaaagggcccatgactggtatatatacaaaatggaatactactcagctataaaaaacaatgaacccaccttctctgattcatcttggatggagctagaaggaattattaagtgagctaaatcagaaagaaaaagacaagtaagggatgatcccacccataaacAGAATGTGTAAAAGAAGAACAGACAGGAatactcaaagcaggatttggagtagagcaccaaagtaaaatctctggattaaggtgagggtggatgtttgcctttactgtgtgtgggggagggtgaAGGGGACAGGATGGAAtggcacacagtcttttggtggtgggaatggtgtttatgtacactcctattgacttatagtcatacaaatcactatttaactaatatgagtgggcaaaaattaattgaatgtctcaaactttttatgcagagaccacaggctgagtctttggaaGGTTGACTCTATTAAAAGATTagatgagggagaacagaagcaactggtgtcaTTGACTCTACTGACAAATGCAATCCTCCAAATGTGGCCTATATTCTTTTTCTCAAGAATATAACTATCAATTATAATCCTGATACAATGGATGAACTCAGGGAAAGGGTAGATATTGCTC includes the following:
- the LOC103111996 gene encoding cytochrome P450 4A6-like isoform X2, with product MTESVPSPPRYLGSISGLLQVASLLSLVLLLLKAAQLYLKRQKLLKAVEQFPSPPSHWFYGHSREFQEDQELQVLLKWAEKFPCAFPRWLWGTRAHLMVYDPDYMKAVLGRSDPKALHGPYRLFIPWIGYGLLLLNGQPWFEHRRMLTPAFHYNILKPYVGTMADSARVMLDKWEGLVKHNSHLEIFEHVSLMTLDTIMKCAFSYQGSVQTDRSSQSYIQAIIDLKNLFYSRLTNAFYQNDHLYGLTPEGRKNYRACQMAHEHTDQLIRLRKAQLQKEGELEKVRKKRHLDFLDILLFARMENGSSLSYKDLRAEVDTFMFAGHDTTASGISWILYALASHPEHQQKCREEIQSLLGDGASITWDHLDQMPYTTMCIKEALRLYPPVPRISRELSKPITFSDGRSLPEVGRGSGEAWSQDTLLGSSAQGCLVVIMVASGTWWLKGEESYCLSPFMLCTTTRRFGQTQRCLILFVLHLVLIGTVMLSCPSQQGQGTASGNSLP
- the LOC103111996 gene encoding cytochrome P450 4A6-like isoform X3, whose amino-acid sequence is MTESVPSPPRYLGSISGLLQVASLLSLVLLLLKAAQLYLKRQKLLKAVEQFPSPPSHWFYGHSREFQEDQELQVLLKWAEKFPCAFPRWLWGTRAHLMVYDPDYMKAVLGRSDPKALHGPYRLFIPWIGYGLLLLNGQPWFEHRRMLTPAFHYNILKPYVGTMADSARVMLDKWEGLVKHNSHLEIFEHVSLMTLDTIMKCAFSYQGSVQTDRSSQSYIQAIIDLKNLFYSRLTNAFYQNDHLYGLTPEGRKNYRACQMAHEHTDQLIRLRKAQLQKEGELEKVRKKRHLDFLDILLFARMENGSSLSYKDLRAEVDTFMFAGHDTTASGISWILYALASHPEHQQKCREEIQSLLGDGASITWDHLDQMPYTTMCIKEALRLYPPVPRISRELSKPITFSDGRSLPEGTASGNSLP
- the LOC103111996 gene encoding cytochrome P450 4A6-like isoform X1, whose translation is MTESVPSPPRYLGSISGLLQVASLLSLVLLLLKAAQLYLKRQKLLKAVEQFPSPPSHWFYGHSREFQEDQELQVLLKWAEKFPCAFPRWLWGTRAHLMVYDPDYMKAVLGRSDPKALHGPYRLFIPWIGYGLLLLNGQPWFEHRRMLTPAFHYNILKPYVGTMADSARVMLDKWEGLVKHNSHLEIFEHVSLMTLDTIMKCAFSYQGSVQTDRSSQSYIQAIIDLKNLFYSRLTNAFYQNDHLYGLTPEGRKNYRACQMAHEHTDQLIRLRKAQLQKEGELEKVRKKRHLDFLDILLFARMENGSSLSYKDLRAEVDTFMFAGHDTTASGISWILYALASHPEHQQKCREEIQSLLGDGASITWDHLDQMPYTTMCIKEALRLYPPVPRISRELSKPITFSDGRSLPEGVILSLSIYALHHNPKVWPNPEVFDPFRFAPGSDRHSHAFLPFSAGSRNCIGKQFAMNEMKVAVALTLLRFELMPDPSRVPICCSKIVLMSENGIHLYLRNIQEPLCEKDRI